Genomic DNA from Chelonia mydas isolate rCheMyd1 chromosome 6, rCheMyd1.pri.v2, whole genome shotgun sequence:
GGATCTTGTTCTAAGTTTATtcagtgggttgtttttttttttttttaaaataaagaagcaTCATATAAAGCTaagtattatttaaaaatattcttgttATGCAAGACTACCAATAACTATCACAAACCAAGTTCCTGCACATAACTCCAAATATACATTGGTAAGAACAGGTTTGAAGGAACCCACTGAAAGTTTATAGCAGTTTTTAGTGTTCAGCAAAAGCAGTATTTGCTAAACAATATCAGACTGCAAAGTTACTCTTACTGTTGGTAGATGGATAATGACATGGAATAAGTCATTATCTCCGTGGCAACAGAATTAGGACTGTGAGAGGAATATTGCACATGGTTCTGCTATTACTCTTACAGGCATGCCTCGGCTTCCTCAGACAGATGCTCTCTCTGCAAGCCTGGTAAGCCCCGAGTACAACCAACCAAGGGCAGCTCCAAGACCACAGACCCATCACTGGAAACTCAGAAAATCCTgggcaaagttttcaaaagtgacaaacaCCGTGGAGCCAAAGGTCAACAGGAATCTAGGCACCTAAGTGCCCACATCATTTGTAAAAGCAGGGACTTGAGTGACtttaaaattttaccctaagACTCAGCTTTTAACTGCTACTAAGAAAGAGGCACCTTGTGTCCCTTCACCAggttcccaccccttcccccacccagcctTGAATGACACCCTCTACTCCAGGAGCCCTGCTCACAGCGAATAGCGAGATCTCGACAGCGACCAGCGGGGGCTGGTTAAAAGCTCTTCCCACCCCGCTTGGCTCCTTTACGCGCCACAGCGGCGGACGGAGCCTTGTCTCCGCGAGGCCGGCCCCGCTGATTCTGCCGGTGGGTCTCGAGGGCGCTCGGGGAGACGCGATGTTACCGAGCCAGATGGGACAGAGCCACCCGGCCCCCGGGGCAGCCAGACAGGCCTTGCACGCCTGGGGGATGGTGACCAACTCGCTTCCCCACTAGGCCTCGGCCGTCACGCGCGGCCCGCCCAGACCTGCCAGCCAGAGCCACAGGCGGCCGAGCCCCCCGCGGGGTAAACCGACCCCGGACCCGGGCAGGGCGCGGCACCACCCAGCGAGGCCCGTTGTGCTCCGGCACCGCTCTAGGCCGAGAGAAGCGGCTCGGGGAGCGCAGCCCCGCGCTAGGAGCTGGGAGACCCCACGGACGCCGAGCCCCAGATCCCACAACGGTCTCCACCGCGCCTAAAATCCCGGCCGGCCGAGGGCTCCTCAGCGCCGCCGGCCCGCACCCGGGTCCCCACCCCCGCCGCAGACACCGCGAGCCGCACCGCGCTGTACCTCCGAGATGCCCCCACAACACCGCCCCCGCGCTCACCACACCGGGGATGGAAGCCGCCAAAAGTTACCCGCCCCCTCTCTGCATCGGGACCCTGACTGGCCTCGCCCTACGCGGCTAGCACAGCCAATAGCAACGCAGCAGGGGCCGGATTAATAATTCAGTGGGCGGGTCTATCCGGATGTCCGGCGCATTATTGGTTGTTCAGGTCGATTGACAAATTTTTAAATCCACTCAAGACCCGCCGTATGATCCCAGGCTCAGCCAATAGGGAGGAAGCGCCGTGAACTGGCGGACGGGCCAGAAAAGTCTCTGATGCACTCTATTGGCAACGGATGTGGATTGACAGGTATTTCTGCCCATCTTTGGTTAAGGTTATCCGTGACGTTTTGCCGCCTCTACCAATGGGGAGGAGGAACGGACTGGAGGTGGATCGGGTGGCTGTGTCGCTCACCGTGGGAAGCTGCGGCTAGGGAAGGACGCGATGAGCGGTTCTTTGTGCTGGCTGCGCGCGGCCTCGCTGCTGCGTGGTGCCCCGCTGCGATGTGGCGCGCGGCTCCTCAGCCAGGCCGCGGCGGGGGACGGCGGCCGAGGGTCGCGGGAGTCGGTGGAGCGGCTGGTGCGGGCGCACCCCGTGGTCGTGTTCATGAAGGGCAACCCGGCCCAGCCCCTGTGCGGCTTCAGCAACGCCGTGGTGCAGATCCTGCGCCTGCACGGGGTGCAGGACTTCCAGGCCTACGACGTGCTGCAGGACGCCGACCTCCGGCAAGGTGAGCGCCCGGGTAGCCTTAGGGGGCTGTGGGTAGGCAGACCCGCCCCCCTCCGACACACGCTGGAGGGGACCCTGTTGCGGGCGGTGGAGGGAAGGTAGTAGCCTTCCACGTACACCCCCAAAAGGGGACCCCGTAGGGGCTTGCTTTTCTCCGTGGGcgctgagcaccagcagctctCCCTGACTTTACTGGAGCTCTAGATGCTCAGCAGGGCTGAAAAACCAGGTCTGAAGTGCCTGCTATGAGCGAGAAAGTCGCAAGGGGATAGTATCGTGTCTGTGTGAGCCGGCGTCCCGCCTTGTCACGCCCCAGTGGCCCGAGTTGTAGCCCATCTGGGGAGCAGCTCAAATTGTCAGTTGTAGAGGAAGGGTgatcttgggactgggagtacaGAGACCTGGGTTTTGTTCATGGCTGCTATAGATGTGTGGTTTTGTGCTGTGTTTATCCAAAGGGCCTAAGGAAGTTAAGTAGGCAGATCCTATGAAATTCTATCTCTGTGGcacatctgtaaaacagaaataaaatttatTAGCATACTTCATTTGGGCAATGTAACCTTAATGTTTCTAAAACACTTTAACCTTTTCCCTTAGAATGTGTACAAAGCCGTGTAGATATCAGCTGAGCTGTACATTGTATTGCCTGAAAGCATCGTCCTGGCATAACTTCACCGTACAGTGAAATTTTGTAGTCTCTGAAAGTAATCCCAGAATCCAttaaccccccccgccccccctttggTTCACCATGTTTCAAATTGGGATGATACCTGAGAGTCACAAGTGTGTTCACAGGTTAAAAGGTGAGGCCCACAGAGATGACAAGCTGTGGCATGATTCTTTATCTTGGTCTGAGCAGCCAATCCCTGTGGCTTGTTTTCTTTGCCGAttgtatcttttttcttttttgaaagaaaGATTCTCAAATCAACTAGACCTGTGCTCACTGTTACCGATAATGGTGCTAGTACCATACATTAAGGAAAAATGGAGGCTATAAACAAACAGTGTATGCCAGTAGCAATGGAATAGAAGAATATTTTGTCCATTGACTCAAAGCTATAACATTCCTGAATAAGCTTCAGTAGGAAAACAGTTTGTCAAAAGAATCACTATCCTCTTGCTAGAACACTGCTTATTATGTGCTTGACTGGAGCAACAGAAATCTGTGAAGGAATATGTTGGCTCATACAAGATAGGCAAGGCTCATTATCTtcatcccactgaattcaaatcTTAATTTGAGTTACATTACATTATGTGCTCTATTCTGTTTTATGCAAATTATTTGCAGGCCTCTAAGCTCTTACTAACTTCCAGTGTGACCTCTAGGTTTGGTGAAATTTGGGTCGAAGGTGGCACAGTTCAGAAGTTATGACTGACATCTCCTTTTGGTTCTAAACTCTTTACAGCTTGACAGTTGCTTTGCAGCTCTCCTCATCTTAAACAGCCATTGACACGTCATCACAATAGTTTTGGAAAATATTTCGTTCAGAGACCATTCTGTTTTGGCTTGTATTTTCCTCCCCACCATTTCTGTATTAAGGAATGGTAAGCATTTATACGGATAGCAAAGATggatgataatacttagtcctgccttgagtgtaggggactggactaaagtcctctcaaggtcccttccagtcctacaattctgtaATAGTTATAGTAGtaaagctggaaaaaaaatcagcctaAATTATCATACTTCAGGACCCACTACTGACAGGAATTTCCCCTGAGGCTAGGTTATTCTATAAGTATATTTTATGAGGATTCTTGTACCTTCTACTAGAGCATTTGGTAGTGACTGCTGTCAGAGAGAATACCAAAACT
This window encodes:
- the GLRX5 gene encoding glutaredoxin-related protein 5, mitochondrial isoform X2, which encodes MSGSLCWLRAASLLRGAPLRCGARLLSQAAAGDGGRGSRESVERLVRAHPVVVFMKGNPAQPLCGFSNAVVQILRLHGVQDFQAYDVLQDADLRQVSFRHHFGVERLSFEPAEDKMEGLSGPFISSLLCNMTTTRWGL
- the GLRX5 gene encoding glutaredoxin-related protein 5, mitochondrial isoform X1; this encodes MSGSLCWLRAASLLRGAPLRCGARLLSQAAAGDGGRGSRESVERLVRAHPVVVFMKGNPAQPLCGFSNAVVQILRLHGVQDFQAYDVLQDADLRQGIKNYSNWPTIPQVYLNGEFVGGCDILLQMHQNGDLVEELKKLGIRSALLDAEKDQDKK